The following proteins are encoded in a genomic region of Rattus rattus isolate New Zealand chromosome 2, Rrattus_CSIRO_v1, whole genome shotgun sequence:
- the Nmrk1 gene encoding nicotinamide riboside kinase 1 — protein MKTFVIGIGGVTNGGKTTLAKNLQKHLPNCSVISQDDFFKPESEIDIDENGFLQYDVLEALNMEKMMSAVSCWMENPGSSARPAALESAQGVPILIIEGFLLFNYKPLDPIWNRSYFLTVPYEECKRRRSTRVYEPPDPPGYFDGHVWPMYLKHRQEMNSITWDIVYLDGTRSEEDLFSQVYEDVKRELEKQDDFHQVSVLQIQCF, from the exons ATGAAGACATTTGTCATTGGAATTGGTGG TGTGACAAATGGAGGGAAGACAACACTGGCTAAGAACCTACAGAAACACCTTCCCAACTGCAGCGTAATATCTCAGGACGACTTCTTCAAG ccagaGTCTGAGATAGACATAGATGAGAATGGTTTTCTGCAGTATGATG TGCTTGAAGCACTTAACATGGAAAAAATGATGTCAGCCGTTTCCTGTTGGATGGAAAACCCAGGAAGCTCTGCGAGGCCAGCAGCCTTGGAAAGTGCTCAAGGGGTTCCCATTTTAATTATTGAAGGGTTCCTGCTCTTTAATTATAA GCCTCTGGACCCCATATGGAACAGAAGCTATTTCCTGACCGTTCCATATGAAGAAtgtaagagaaggaggag TACCAGAGTCTATGAGCCTCCAGACCCTCCAGGGTACTTCGATGGCCACGTGTGGCCCATGTACCTGAAGCACAGGCAGGAGATGAACTCCATCACCTGGGACATTG TTTACCTGGACGGAACAAGGTCTGAAGAGGACCTCTTCTCCCAAGTGTATGAAGATGTCAAGCGAGAATTAGAGAAGCAAGATG ATTTTCACCAGGTCTCTGTTTTGCAAATACAGTGTTTCTGA